One window from the genome of Salvia splendens isolate huo1 chromosome 9, SspV2, whole genome shotgun sequence encodes:
- the LOC121748469 gene encoding adenosine kinase 2-like, whose protein sequence is MASEGILLGMGNPLLDISAVVDQDFLDKYDVKLNNAILAEDKHLPMYEEMASKYKVDFIAGGATQNSIRVAQWMLQIPGATSYMGSIGKDKFGEEMKKNAKEAGVNVHYYEDELPTGTCAVCVLGGERSLIANLSAANCYKPDHLKKPENWALVEKAKYYYMAGFFLTVSPESILLVAEHAAANNKIFATNLSAPFICEFFKDAQEKVLPYTDFVFGNETEALTFSRVHGYETENIQEIALKISQLPKASGTHKRITVITQGADPVVVAEDGKVTLIPVIPLPKEKLIDTNGAGDAFVGGFLSQLVLEKPIEECVRAGCYAANVIIQRSGCTYPEKPDFK, encoded by the exons ATGGCGTCGGAAGGAATTTTGCTCGGAATGGGGAATCCGCTCTTGGATATCTCCGCAGTCGTCGATCAAGATTTTTTAGACAA GTACGATGTGAAATTGAACAATGCGATTCTGGCTGAGGACAAGCACTTGCCGAT GTACGAAGAAATGGCATCCAAGTACAAAGTGGACTTCATTGCTGGAG GGGCTACTCAGAACTCAATCCGAGTTGCCCAG TGGATGCTTCAAATTCCTGGTGCAACCAGCTACATGGGTTCCATCGGAAAGGACAAATTTGGGGAGGAAATGAAGAAAAATGCAAAGGAAGCTGGCGTTAAT GTTCATTACTATGAAGATGAATTGCCTACTGGCACTTGTGCTGTATGCGTGCTTGGTGGTGAAAG GTCACTAATTGCCAACTTGTCAGCTGCCAATTGCTACAAACCCGATCATTTGAAGAAACCGGAAAACTGGGCTTTGG TGGAGAAGGCTAAATACTACTATATGGCTGGTTTTTTCCTCACCGTTTCCCCAGAATCTATCTTGCTTGTCGCTGAGCATGCAGCTGCTAACAACAAG ATTTTTGCAACAAACCTGTCTGCTCCATTCATCTGCGAGTTCTTCAAGGATGCGCAAGAGAAAGTATTACC GTACACGGACTTTGTTTTTGGAAATGAAACAGAAGCATTAACTTTCTCCCGAGTTCATGGCTACGAG ACTGAAAACATTCAAGAAATAGCCTTGAAGATCTCCCAATTGCCAAAGGCATCTGGAACACACAAAAGAATTACGGTCATCACACAGGGTGCGGACCCTGTTGTGGTCGCAGAGGATGGAAAGGTGACGCTGATCCCGGTCATTCCGTTGCCAAAAGAGAAACTCATCGATACCAATGGTGCAG GCGATGCGTTTGTTGGGGGATTTCTGTCACAATTGGTTCTTGAGAAGCCGATTGAAGAGTGCGTACGAGCGGGTTGCTACGCAGCTAACGTGATTATTCAGAGGTCGGGTTGCACGTACCCAGAGAAGCCAGATTTTAAATAA
- the LOC121748833 gene encoding uncharacterized protein LOC121748833 encodes MDGHRDPPPLLRHTTTAQILRHTSSLFYSHLLTFVFLSSLLLTFRSNVQSASYYLSSLIDSDPSLKSLLSRLDFSASSHLHHRHHPQLRRRRRAFLHLSRVGTLDDDFFSGDSDFDRSLFHPSARKHVANSTSVVLSDFNPNYGFSDSVTDNGISFPKLIKPGVFSFKPEFRKNATLLEEDDSKFVESRLDDGKAVLDLDFLIKGFELGNRDVSSLFFLAGVLSAAYAYVVLAFIVTYTWGNGIIFLKVVDHLVGNQRSFFRTVWDGSNIGLKRLSGFVLMKWAVRDALAQLMGIFFFGEIEDQYVFFKVFLRMKFMPFANVAPWVIGHEWESAGFMAVWFLSDVLLGLLFAVGSWVAIVDSRRGGREIVREGCHMLVALFYPAFEMRWMEVIVCGSVGKWALRRVFGDFVALVFQSSMEVYFMVAWLVFYLAARHKDDTSLGRTFGRRELEGFLEVAR; translated from the coding sequence ATGGACGGCCACCGCGATCCGCCGCCGCTCCTCCGCCACACCACCACCGCGCAAATCCTCCGCCACACCTCATCATTGTTCTATTCCCACCTCCTCACCTTCGtcttcctctcttctctcctcctCACCTTCCGCTCCAATGTCCAGAGCGCCTCCTATTACCTCTCCTCCCTCATCGACAGCGACCCCTCCTTGAAATCCCTCCTCTCCCGCCTCGATTTCTCCGCCTCCTCCCatctccaccaccgccaccacccccagctccgccgccgccgccgcgcctTCCTCCACCTCTCCCGCGTTGGAACCCTCGACGATGACTTCTTCTCCGGCGATTCCGATTTCGATCGCTCGTTATTCCACCCTTCCGCGAGGAAGCACGTCGCCAATTCCACCTCCGTCGTCCTCTCCGATTTCAATCCGAACTACGGATTCTCTGATTCGGTCACGGATAACGGTATTTCTTTCCCCAAATTGATTAAACCTGGGGTTTTTAGCTTTAAGCCTGAATTTAGGAAGAATGCCACTCTATTGGAGGAGGATGATTCCAAATTCGTGGAGAGCAGATTGGATGATGGTAAGGCAGTGTTGGATTTGGATTTCCTGATCAAGGGTTTCGAATTGGGGAATCGCGATGTGTCGTCGCTTTTCTTCTTAGCTGGTGTGTTGTCGGCGGCTTATGCTTATGTTGTGCTTGCTTTCATTGTTACATACACATGGGGGAATGGGATCATCTTCCTCAAAGTGGTGGATCATTTGGTGGGGAATCAGAGATCCTTTTTTCGAACAGTTTGGGACGGATCGAACATCGGATTGAAGCGGCTCTCAGGGTTTGTGCTGATGAAATGGGCTGTGAGGGATGCTCTAGCTCAGCTAATGGGCATATTCTTCTTTGGGGAGATTGAGGATCAGTATGTTTTCTTCAAAGTGTTCTTGAGGATGAAGTTTATGCCGTTTGCCAATGTAGCGCCGTGGGTGATCGGGCACGAGTGGGAGAGCGCAGGGTTCATGGCGGTTTGGTTCTTGAGCGACGTGTTGCTTGGCTTGCTGTTTGCTGTGGGTTCTTGGGTGGCCATTGTCGACTCGAGGAGGGGCGGGAGGGAGATAGTGAGAGAAGGGTGTCACATGCTGGTTGCTTTATTCTACCCTGCATTTGAGATGAGGTGGATGGAAGTCATTGTTTGTGGATCAGTCGGGAAGTGGGCGTTGAGGCGAGTGTTTGGGGATTTCGTGGCACTCGTTTTCCAATCATCCATGGAGGTGTATTTCATGGTGGCTTGGTTAGTGTTCTACCTTGCAGCAAGACACAAGGATGATACTTCACTCGGGAGAACGTTCGGGCGGCGCGAATTGGAAGGTTTTCTTGAGGTTGCTAGGTGA
- the LOC121748992 gene encoding telomeric repeat-binding factor 2-like isoform X1, with product MENGDPSLGLEDGTIDVEDLLVEPPQDGHLSMDNVICFDEKIAKNAMAIVPVSCSSGGSDTGIAREGEDILNGEVLNAMPIEAEDGYFRLENDFCNMGDEYLLGVEFAESITNLDYGSSEGLQAFASDCQIQVSTDGSDTGCRSDLYRTGDLRKCQTTQKAESSKFGCTLIRRGCETLDEGNPTVSPRSCSLQNSGKSRNSSSSSFLEVLSDENDGTFSLADKMFYSSKTIRNDEIELTGQNDATNAIEGQQIVATSSVQESSSNVLAQKRSRKPTQRYIDGLADPIPTYSKRKREASSSTIKDKSLGGKERRKCHVGPKPIKVPPEDPEEFSVIAIQVPFGSLANQERSESQSFDTVQHVDCRNSVTKSKGKYATPNNKSDNCVPALEYKKRGDCAEAPSRKRGDCGMGQKKTDAFVTESPSKKKNARAAATNQKKRNDLALAVIRKKRDDCFTTESPKKRDDRRLAVVHHKKRDETLTDESSEEASGRRKHHRLWTISEVRKLIEGVSQYGVGRWSRIKKLFFAASAHRTSVDLKDKWRNLLKASGMQEQGSQQGEKKRNVAWRPLPKPILRRVCELATMHPYPKGERGATKAAARDSTDITLSDYRRILSSVNGN from the exons ATGGAGAATGGAGATCCGTCTCTGGGGCTGGAAGATGGGACAATTGATGTTGAGGATCTGCTTGTAGAACCCCCACAAGACGGGCATCTGTCGATGGATAATGTCATATGTTTCGATGAGAAGATCGCAAAGAATGCAATGGCCATAGTACCTGTTTCCTGCAGTTCTG GTGGGTCGGATACTGGTATTGCTCGGGAAGGGGAAGATATTCTAAATGGAGAA GTACTCAATGCAATGCCTATTGAAGCTGAAGATGGATACTTCCGACTAGAGAATGATTTTTGTAACATGGGTGATGAGTACCTTCTAG GTGTTGAGTTTGCAGAAAGTATTACAAATTTGGATTATGGTTCAAGTGAAGGTTTGCAGGCTTTTGCCTCAGACTGTCAAATTCAAGTGTCTACTGATGGTTCTGACACTGGCTGTAGATCGGATCTATATAGAACAGGTGATTTGCGGAAGTGCCAGACTACCCAGAAGGCTGAGAGCTCCAAATTTGGATGTACTCTTATTCGCCGTGGATGTGAAACATTGGATGAGGGCAACCCTACGGTTTCACCCAGATCATGTAGTTTGCAAAATTCTGGAAAGTCTCGGAACAGTTCAAGCTCTTCTTTTCTAGAAGTTCTGTCTGATGAGAATGACGGAACATTCTCCCTAGCTGATAAGATGTTTTACAGCTCAAAGACTATAAGAAATGATGAAATTGAGCTGACGGGCCAAAATGATGCTACTAATGCAATTGAGGGGCAGCAGATAGTAGCAACATCGTCAGTTCAAGAAAGTAGCAGTAATGTCCTTGCACAAAAAAGATCACGCAAGCCCACACAAAGGTACATTGATGGATTAGCTGACCCCATTCCAACATATTCTAAAAGAAAACGAGAGGCTTCTTCTTCTACCATCAAGGACAAATCTCTTGGAGGTAAAGAACGTAGGAAGTGTCATGTGGGACCTAAACCAATTAAAGTACCTCCTGAGGATCCAGAGGAGTTCTCTGTCATAGCAATTCAAGTTCCCTTTGGTTCTTTAGCTAACCAAGAACGTTCAGAGAGTCAATCATTTGATACG GTGCAGCATGTGGATTGTAGAAATTCAGTGACCAAGTCGAAAGGGAAGTATGCTACCCCAAACAATAAATCCGACAACTGTGTCCCGGCACTTGAATATAAGAAAAGAGGTGATTGTGCAGAAGCTCCATCAAGAAAAAGAGGTGATTGTGGCATGGGTCAGAAAAAAACCGATGCTTTTGTTACAGAATCTCCATCAAAGAAAAAGAATGCCCGTGCAGCAGCCACAAATCAGAAGAAAAGAAACGACTTAGCCCTTGCTGTAATTCGGAAAAAAAGGGATGACTGTTTTACAACAGAGAGTCCAAAGAAGAGGGACGACCGCCGCCTAGCTGTGGTGCATCACAAGAaaagagacgagactttaacAGATGAGAGCTCTGAGGAAGCTAGTGGCCGTAGGAAGCATCATAGGCTATGGACTATTTCTGAGGTCAGAAAATTAATCGAGGGTGTTTCCCAATACGGAGTTGGTAGATGGAGCCGAATAAAGAAGCTCTTCTTTGCAGCATCCGCTCATCGCACGTCCGTAGATCTCAAG GACAAATGGCGGAATCTGTTGAAAGCCAGCGGAATGCAGGAACAAGGGAGTCAGCAG GGAGAGAAGAAACGGAATGTGGCGTGGCGGCCTCTGCCAAAGCCCATCCTGCGCCGCGTCTGTGAACTGGCGACAATGCATCCGTATCCGAAAGGCGAGAGGGGGGCAACGAAGGCTGCTGCGCGCGATTCGACGGATATAACGCTGAGTGACTACAGAAGAATCCTTAGTAGTGTTAATGGGAATTGA
- the LOC121748992 gene encoding telomeric repeat-binding factor 2-like isoform X2, producing the protein MRSHKLWVGVTGKQIQVLNELVYRSQVLNAMPIEAEDGYFRLENDFCNMGDEYLLGVEFAESITNLDYGSSEGLQAFASDCQIQVSTDGSDTGCRSDLYRTGDLRKCQTTQKAESSKFGCTLIRRGCETLDEGNPTVSPRSCSLQNSGKSRNSSSSSFLEVLSDENDGTFSLADKMFYSSKTIRNDEIELTGQNDATNAIEGQQIVATSSVQESSSNVLAQKRSRKPTQRYIDGLADPIPTYSKRKREASSSTIKDKSLGGKERRKCHVGPKPIKVPPEDPEEFSVIAIQVPFGSLANQERSESQSFDTVQHVDCRNSVTKSKGKYATPNNKSDNCVPALEYKKRGDCAEAPSRKRGDCGMGQKKTDAFVTESPSKKKNARAAATNQKKRNDLALAVIRKKRDDCFTTESPKKRDDRRLAVVHHKKRDETLTDESSEEASGRRKHHRLWTISEVRKLIEGVSQYGVGRWSRIKKLFFAASAHRTSVDLKDKWRNLLKASGMQEQGSQQGEKKRNVAWRPLPKPILRRVCELATMHPYPKGERGATKAAARDSTDITLSDYRRILSSVNGN; encoded by the exons ATGCGCAGCCATAAACTTTGGGTTGGAGTGACTGGGAAGCAAATTCAAGTTCTAAACGAATTAGTCTATAGAAGCCaa GTACTCAATGCAATGCCTATTGAAGCTGAAGATGGATACTTCCGACTAGAGAATGATTTTTGTAACATGGGTGATGAGTACCTTCTAG GTGTTGAGTTTGCAGAAAGTATTACAAATTTGGATTATGGTTCAAGTGAAGGTTTGCAGGCTTTTGCCTCAGACTGTCAAATTCAAGTGTCTACTGATGGTTCTGACACTGGCTGTAGATCGGATCTATATAGAACAGGTGATTTGCGGAAGTGCCAGACTACCCAGAAGGCTGAGAGCTCCAAATTTGGATGTACTCTTATTCGCCGTGGATGTGAAACATTGGATGAGGGCAACCCTACGGTTTCACCCAGATCATGTAGTTTGCAAAATTCTGGAAAGTCTCGGAACAGTTCAAGCTCTTCTTTTCTAGAAGTTCTGTCTGATGAGAATGACGGAACATTCTCCCTAGCTGATAAGATGTTTTACAGCTCAAAGACTATAAGAAATGATGAAATTGAGCTGACGGGCCAAAATGATGCTACTAATGCAATTGAGGGGCAGCAGATAGTAGCAACATCGTCAGTTCAAGAAAGTAGCAGTAATGTCCTTGCACAAAAAAGATCACGCAAGCCCACACAAAGGTACATTGATGGATTAGCTGACCCCATTCCAACATATTCTAAAAGAAAACGAGAGGCTTCTTCTTCTACCATCAAGGACAAATCTCTTGGAGGTAAAGAACGTAGGAAGTGTCATGTGGGACCTAAACCAATTAAAGTACCTCCTGAGGATCCAGAGGAGTTCTCTGTCATAGCAATTCAAGTTCCCTTTGGTTCTTTAGCTAACCAAGAACGTTCAGAGAGTCAATCATTTGATACG GTGCAGCATGTGGATTGTAGAAATTCAGTGACCAAGTCGAAAGGGAAGTATGCTACCCCAAACAATAAATCCGACAACTGTGTCCCGGCACTTGAATATAAGAAAAGAGGTGATTGTGCAGAAGCTCCATCAAGAAAAAGAGGTGATTGTGGCATGGGTCAGAAAAAAACCGATGCTTTTGTTACAGAATCTCCATCAAAGAAAAAGAATGCCCGTGCAGCAGCCACAAATCAGAAGAAAAGAAACGACTTAGCCCTTGCTGTAATTCGGAAAAAAAGGGATGACTGTTTTACAACAGAGAGTCCAAAGAAGAGGGACGACCGCCGCCTAGCTGTGGTGCATCACAAGAaaagagacgagactttaacAGATGAGAGCTCTGAGGAAGCTAGTGGCCGTAGGAAGCATCATAGGCTATGGACTATTTCTGAGGTCAGAAAATTAATCGAGGGTGTTTCCCAATACGGAGTTGGTAGATGGAGCCGAATAAAGAAGCTCTTCTTTGCAGCATCCGCTCATCGCACGTCCGTAGATCTCAAG GACAAATGGCGGAATCTGTTGAAAGCCAGCGGAATGCAGGAACAAGGGAGTCAGCAG GGAGAGAAGAAACGGAATGTGGCGTGGCGGCCTCTGCCAAAGCCCATCCTGCGCCGCGTCTGTGAACTGGCGACAATGCATCCGTATCCGAAAGGCGAGAGGGGGGCAACGAAGGCTGCTGCGCGCGATTCGACGGATATAACGCTGAGTGACTACAGAAGAATCCTTAGTAGTGTTAATGGGAATTGA
- the LOC121748992 gene encoding telomeric repeat-binding factor 2-like isoform X3, translating to MVLNAMPIEAEDGYFRLENDFCNMGDEYLLGVEFAESITNLDYGSSEGLQAFASDCQIQVSTDGSDTGCRSDLYRTGDLRKCQTTQKAESSKFGCTLIRRGCETLDEGNPTVSPRSCSLQNSGKSRNSSSSSFLEVLSDENDGTFSLADKMFYSSKTIRNDEIELTGQNDATNAIEGQQIVATSSVQESSSNVLAQKRSRKPTQRYIDGLADPIPTYSKRKREASSSTIKDKSLGGKERRKCHVGPKPIKVPPEDPEEFSVIAIQVPFGSLANQERSESQSFDTVQHVDCRNSVTKSKGKYATPNNKSDNCVPALEYKKRGDCAEAPSRKRGDCGMGQKKTDAFVTESPSKKKNARAAATNQKKRNDLALAVIRKKRDDCFTTESPKKRDDRRLAVVHHKKRDETLTDESSEEASGRRKHHRLWTISEVRKLIEGVSQYGVGRWSRIKKLFFAASAHRTSVDLKDKWRNLLKASGMQEQGSQQGEKKRNVAWRPLPKPILRRVCELATMHPYPKGERGATKAAARDSTDITLSDYRRILSSVNGN from the exons ATG GTACTCAATGCAATGCCTATTGAAGCTGAAGATGGATACTTCCGACTAGAGAATGATTTTTGTAACATGGGTGATGAGTACCTTCTAG GTGTTGAGTTTGCAGAAAGTATTACAAATTTGGATTATGGTTCAAGTGAAGGTTTGCAGGCTTTTGCCTCAGACTGTCAAATTCAAGTGTCTACTGATGGTTCTGACACTGGCTGTAGATCGGATCTATATAGAACAGGTGATTTGCGGAAGTGCCAGACTACCCAGAAGGCTGAGAGCTCCAAATTTGGATGTACTCTTATTCGCCGTGGATGTGAAACATTGGATGAGGGCAACCCTACGGTTTCACCCAGATCATGTAGTTTGCAAAATTCTGGAAAGTCTCGGAACAGTTCAAGCTCTTCTTTTCTAGAAGTTCTGTCTGATGAGAATGACGGAACATTCTCCCTAGCTGATAAGATGTTTTACAGCTCAAAGACTATAAGAAATGATGAAATTGAGCTGACGGGCCAAAATGATGCTACTAATGCAATTGAGGGGCAGCAGATAGTAGCAACATCGTCAGTTCAAGAAAGTAGCAGTAATGTCCTTGCACAAAAAAGATCACGCAAGCCCACACAAAGGTACATTGATGGATTAGCTGACCCCATTCCAACATATTCTAAAAGAAAACGAGAGGCTTCTTCTTCTACCATCAAGGACAAATCTCTTGGAGGTAAAGAACGTAGGAAGTGTCATGTGGGACCTAAACCAATTAAAGTACCTCCTGAGGATCCAGAGGAGTTCTCTGTCATAGCAATTCAAGTTCCCTTTGGTTCTTTAGCTAACCAAGAACGTTCAGAGAGTCAATCATTTGATACG GTGCAGCATGTGGATTGTAGAAATTCAGTGACCAAGTCGAAAGGGAAGTATGCTACCCCAAACAATAAATCCGACAACTGTGTCCCGGCACTTGAATATAAGAAAAGAGGTGATTGTGCAGAAGCTCCATCAAGAAAAAGAGGTGATTGTGGCATGGGTCAGAAAAAAACCGATGCTTTTGTTACAGAATCTCCATCAAAGAAAAAGAATGCCCGTGCAGCAGCCACAAATCAGAAGAAAAGAAACGACTTAGCCCTTGCTGTAATTCGGAAAAAAAGGGATGACTGTTTTACAACAGAGAGTCCAAAGAAGAGGGACGACCGCCGCCTAGCTGTGGTGCATCACAAGAaaagagacgagactttaacAGATGAGAGCTCTGAGGAAGCTAGTGGCCGTAGGAAGCATCATAGGCTATGGACTATTTCTGAGGTCAGAAAATTAATCGAGGGTGTTTCCCAATACGGAGTTGGTAGATGGAGCCGAATAAAGAAGCTCTTCTTTGCAGCATCCGCTCATCGCACGTCCGTAGATCTCAAG GACAAATGGCGGAATCTGTTGAAAGCCAGCGGAATGCAGGAACAAGGGAGTCAGCAG GGAGAGAAGAAACGGAATGTGGCGTGGCGGCCTCTGCCAAAGCCCATCCTGCGCCGCGTCTGTGAACTGGCGACAATGCATCCGTATCCGAAAGGCGAGAGGGGGGCAACGAAGGCTGCTGCGCGCGATTCGACGGATATAACGCTGAGTGACTACAGAAGAATCCTTAGTAGTGTTAATGGGAATTGA